One part of the Glycine soja cultivar W05 chromosome 11, ASM419377v2, whole genome shotgun sequence genome encodes these proteins:
- the LOC114375992 gene encoding organ-specific protein P4-like — protein sequence MILAFTNLMRTPYLSKKMKSFFAFFVVFSLLVVNLSYARKDMGDYWKNMMNGQPMPEAIKDLLVQDPQVSDAMKDHFIRDFDIKPNVILYHTHVVPHKHKQKIQQAMAKKLEPEFQGTERHG from the exons ATGATCCTAGccttcacaaatctaatgagaACTCCATACCTTAGCAAAAAAATGAAgtccttctttgcttttttcGTAGTCTTTTCTCTTCTG GTTGTGAACCTCAGCTATGCAAGAAAAGACATGGGAGATTATTGGAAGAATATGATGAATGGCCAACCTATGCCTGAAGCAATCAAAGACCTCCTTGTTCAAGATCCACAAGTATCAGATGCAATGAAGGATCATTTCATTAGGGACTTTGATATAAAGCCTAATGTCATCTTATATCACACACATGTTGTTCCCCACAAGCATAAGCAGAAGATTCAGCAGGCCATGGCCAAGAAATTGGAACCAGAGTTTCAAGGAACTGAAAGACATGGTTGA
- the LOC114375991 gene encoding ATP-dependent Clp protease proteolytic subunit 6, chloroplastic-like, whose translation MVPQALSVPASASFTIASRTRSPSHLVFSHRNPCSIASSLPNPYGHSSGVGLSSKSRGFPLKLDEKNIHGASTSYGAIEAKGNPPITPAVMTPGGPLDLSSVLFRNRIIFIGQPVNSQVAQRVISQLVTLATIDENADILVYINCPGGSTYSVLAIYDCMSWIKPKVGTVCFGVAASQGALLLAGGEKGMRYAMPNARIMIHQPQSGCGGHVEDVRRQVNEAVQSRHKIDKMYSVFTGQPLEKVQQYTERDRFLSVSEALEFGLIDGVLETEY comes from the exons ATGGTACCTCAAGCTTTGTCAGTGCCTGCGAGTGCCAGCTTCACTATCGCTTCTCGCACCAGAAGTCCCTCCCACCTCGTATTTTCTCACAG AAACCCGTGCTCGATAGCTTCTTCCTTACCAAACCCATATGGCCATTCATCAGGAGTTG gGTTATCAAGTAAAAGCCGTGGTTTTCCTTTAAAACTTGATGAGAAAAATATCCATGGTGCGAGTACAAG TTATGGTGCAATTGAAGCCAAGGGGAATCCACCAATAACACCCGCAGTGATGACTCCTGGAGGACCTCTTGATCTCTCATCTGTTTTGTTTAGGAATCGTATAATATTCATAGGACAACCAGTCAATTCACAAGTGGCTCAGAGAGTTATATCCCAGCTTGTGACTCTAGCTACTATTGATGAAAATGCAGATATACTG GTATATATAAATTGCCCTGGTGGAAGCACATATTCTGTGTTGGCAATTTATGATTGCATGTCTTGG ATAAAGCCCAAGGTTGGTACCGTGTGTTTCGGAGTAGCTGCAAGCCAAGGAGCACTTCTCCTTGCTGGAGGAGAGAAGGGAATGCGCTACGCGATGCCAAATGCTCGCATAATGATACATCAACCACAGAGTGGATGTGGG GGTCATGTTGAGGATGTCAGACGCCAAGTGAATGAAGCTGTTCAATCTCGCCAT AAAATTGACAAGATGTATAGTGTTTTTACTGGACAGCCATTAGAGAAGGTGCAACAGTACACAGAGAGGGACCGTTTTCTGTCTGTTTCTGAG GCTTTGGAGTTTGGTCTTATTGATGGTGTCCTGGAAACTGAGTATTGA
- the LOC114375913 gene encoding polyol transporter 5-like — MTEGKLVEAAEAHKTLQDFDPPKKRKRNKYAFACAMLASMTSILLGYDIGVMSGAAIYIKRDLKVSDEQIEILLGIINLYSLIGSCLAGRTSDWIGRRYTIVFAGAIFFVGALLMGFSPNYSFLMFGRFVAGIGIGYALMIAPVYTAEVSPASSRGFLTSFPEVFINGGILIGYISNYAFSKLTLKVGWRMMLGVGAIPSVLLTVGVLAMPESPRWLVMRGRLGEARKVLNKTSDSKEEAQLRLAEIKQAAGIPESCNDDVVQVNKQSNGEGVWKELFLYPTPAIRHIVIAALGIHFFQQASGVDAVVLYSPRIFEKAGITNDTHKLLATVAVGFVKTVFILAATFTLDRVGRRPLLLSSVGGMVLSLLTLAISLTVIDHSERKLMWAVGSSIAMVLAYVATFSIGAGPITWVYSSEIFPLRLRAQGAAAGVAVNRTTSAVVSMTFLSLTRAITIGGAFFLYCGIATVGWIFFYTVLPETRGKTLEDMEGSFGTFRSKSNASKAVENENGQVAQVQLGTNVQT, encoded by the exons ATGACTGAGGGAAAGCTAGTTGAAGCTGCAGAAGCTCATAAGACACTTCAGGATTTCGATCCTCCAAAGAAGCGCAAAAGGAACAAGTATGCTTTTGCTTGTGCTATGCTGGCCTCCATGACTTCCATCTTGCTTGGTTATG ATATTGGAGTGATGAGTGGAGCAGCCATATACATAAAAAGGGACCTGAAAGTCTCGGACGAGCAAATCGAGATCCTGCTCGGAATCATCAACCTATACTCTCTGATAGGCTCATGTCTCGCCGGCAGAACCTCCGACTGGATAGGTCGCCGTTACACGATTGTTTTCGCCGGCGCCATCTTCTTTGTCGGAGCACTTCTCATGGGTTTCTCCCCCAATTATTCCTTTCTCATGTTTGGCCGTTTCGTCGCTGGCATTGGCATCGGCTACGCCCTCATGATAGCCCCCGTCTACACCGCCGAGGTCTCCCCGGCCTCCTCTCGTGGCTTCCTCACTTCCTTCCCTGAG GTATTTATTAATGGAGGGATATTAATTGGATACATATCAAACTATGCATTTTCGAAGCTGACACTAAAGGTGGGATGGCGAATGATGCTTGGAGTTGGTGCAATACCTTCGGTACTCCTAACAGTAGGAGTGTTGGCGATGCCGGAGTCCCCAAGGTGGCTTGTGATGAGGGGTCGTTTGGGAGAGGCAAGAAAAGTGCTTAACAAAACCTCAGACAGCAAGGAAGAGGCCCAACTAAGGCTAGCGGAAATCAAACAAGCCGCAGGGATCCCCGAGAGTTGCAACGACGACGTCGTTCAGGTAAATAAACAAAGCAACGGTGAAGGTGTATGGAAAGAGCTCTTCCTCTATCCAACGCCCGCAATTCGTCACATCGTAATCGCTGCCCTTGGTATTCACTTCTTCCAACAAGCGTCGGGCGTAGACGCCGTCGTTTTGTACAGCCCCAGGATCTTCGAAAAGGCTGGGATTACAAACGACACGCATAAGCTTCTTGCAACCGTGGCCGTTGGATTCGTTAAGACCGTGTTCATCTTGGCGGCTACGTTTACGTTGGACCGCGTGGGTCGTCGTCCGTTGTTATTGTCTAGTGTCGGCGGCATGGTGCTCTCGCTTCTCACGCTTGCGATCAGCCTCACTGTTATTGATCATTCGGAGAGGAAATTAATGTGGGCCGTTGGATCGAGCATAGCCATGGTGTTGGCTTACGTGGCCACGTTCTCCATCGGTGCGGGTCCCATCACGTGGGTCTATAGTTCTGAGATCTTCCCGTTGAGGCTGCGGGCGCAGGGTGCGGCCGCGGGAGTTGCGGTGAATAGGACCACTAGCGCGGTTGTCTCAATGACTTTTCTGTCCCTCACTAGAGCCATCACTATTGGTGGAGCTTTCTTCCTTTATTGTGGCATTGCTACTGTTGGGTGGATATTCTTTTACACCGTCTTGCCTGAGACCCGGGGAAAAACGCTCGAAGACATGGAAGGGTCTTTTGGTACTTTTAGGTCCAAATCCAACGCCAGCAAGGCTGTAGAAAATGAGAATGGGCAAGTAGCACAAGTCCAGCTAGGAACCAATGTCCAAACTTGA